One window of Bacteroides sp. AN502(2024) genomic DNA carries:
- a CDS encoding Gfo/Idh/MocA family protein produces the protein MSEKIIKWGFIGCGEVTKTKSGPAFQKVEHSEVVAVMSRDGAKAKAYAQERGIKKWYDDAQELIDDPEVNAVYIATPPSSHATYAIMSMKAGKPAYIEKPMAVTYEECTRINRISHETGVPCFVAYYRRYLPYFQKVKELVENGTIGNAINVQIRFAQPPRDLDYNRNNLPWRVQADIAGGGYFYDLAPHQIDLLQDMFGCILQASGYKSNRGGLYPAEDTLSACFQFDNGLVGSGSWCFVAHDSAREDRIEIIGDKGMICFSVFTYEPIGLHTEKGREEIRVSNPEHVQQPLIQAVVDHLLGKSVCSCDGESATLTNWVMDKILGKL, from the coding sequence ATGAGTGAAAAGATAATCAAATGGGGCTTCATTGGTTGCGGAGAAGTAACCAAGACGAAAAGCGGCCCCGCTTTCCAGAAAGTAGAACATTCGGAAGTCGTAGCCGTGATGAGTCGTGACGGCGCGAAGGCGAAAGCGTATGCCCAAGAGAGAGGAATCAAGAAATGGTATGACGATGCACAGGAGCTGATAGATGATCCGGAAGTAAACGCTGTCTATATCGCTACTCCTCCTTCTTCACACGCCACTTATGCCATTATGTCGATGAAAGCGGGTAAACCCGCCTATATTGAAAAACCCATGGCGGTAACGTATGAAGAATGTACCCGAATCAACCGCATATCCCATGAAACAGGAGTTCCCTGTTTCGTTGCATACTATCGCCGTTATCTTCCTTATTTCCAAAAAGTAAAGGAATTGGTTGAGAACGGGACTATCGGCAATGCCATCAATGTGCAGATTCGTTTTGCCCAGCCTCCACGCGACTTGGATTACAATCGCAATAATCTCCCCTGGCGTGTACAGGCTGATATTGCCGGAGGTGGTTACTTCTATGACCTTGCTCCGCACCAGATTGATTTGTTGCAGGATATGTTCGGTTGTATCCTCCAAGCAAGTGGTTATAAGAGTAATCGGGGTGGACTTTATCCTGCCGAAGATACATTGAGCGCCTGTTTCCAATTTGATAACGGATTGGTGGGTAGCGGTTCCTGGTGTTTCGTAGCCCACGATTCTGCTCGCGAAGACCGCATAGAGATTATCGGTGATAAAGGGATGATTTGTTTCTCTGTCTTCACTTACGAACCCATCGGATTGCATACCGAGAAAGGACGGGAAGAAATCCGCGTCAGTAACCCGGAGCATGTACAACAGCCTCTTATCCAAGCTGTAGTAGATCATTTACTGGGCAAGTCGGTTTGCTCTTGCGACGGTGAAAGTGCAACGTTGACTAACTGGGTAATGGACAAGATCTTAGGTAAGCTATAG